The proteins below are encoded in one region of Paraflavitalea devenefica:
- a CDS encoding YceI family protein, protein MQVKESNINRISSTDITAKDEKSMLDNHLKDDDFFSVKKYPKAYFTLTSSVPGVGVNEFTITGKLEVKGISHEISFPAVLEKIGDQFWARASLKINRVKWGVNYHSGSVFSDLKDGIISDDLPITLSLAFKKMPKC, encoded by the coding sequence CTGCAGGTAAAGGAAAGTAACATTAACCGCATCAGCAGTACCGACATAACTGCTAAGGATGAGAAGAGCATGCTGGATAATCATTTAAAGGACGATGATTTCTTTTCGGTAAAGAAGTATCCCAAAGCCTATTTTACCCTTACGTCGTCCGTGCCCGGTGTCGGCGTGAATGAGTTTACGATAACCGGTAAGCTGGAGGTAAAGGGGATCAGCCACGAAATTAGTTTCCCGGCCGTACTGGAAAAGATCGGCGATCAGTTCTGGGCCCGTGCTTCTCTCAAGATCAACCGGGTGAAATGGGGCGTCAATTACCATTCGGGCAGTGTTTTCTCCGACCTGAAAGACGGTATCATCTCCGATGACTTACCCATTACGCTGAGCCTGGCGTTTAAGAAGATGCCGAAATGTTAA
- a CDS encoding winged helix-turn-helix domain-containing protein — protein sequence MTFKSLLAIAVALVLIVSWTVIRDKEALPAFDKAEEMIMMRDIGHKVLLHAGDSSSRVLPVQEIAGHEYILQFQSRFTFIPDSLVRVVDRAIRAHHLPLSYMVQVIACNSDQVIFGYSMHQDSTNNIVPCIGREQEKACYKIRLLFPATNTANTSYLLPASLLAIGLSLLARFLYNKRRKTARAAAATPNEPVPATDIEPSPATQAVNIGRYLFYRDKQLLQLDEQTIALTAKEAKLLQVFAAAPNEVIDRNRLLKEVWEDEGVIVGRSLDMFVSKLRKKLQQDPGISIINVHGKGYKLAINA from the coding sequence ATGACCTTCAAGTCCCTCCTCGCTATTGCAGTAGCCCTTGTGCTCATCGTTTCCTGGACCGTTATACGGGACAAGGAAGCCCTCCCGGCTTTTGACAAGGCAGAAGAAATGATCATGATGCGGGATATAGGGCATAAGGTACTCTTACATGCCGGCGATTCCTCCTCCCGGGTGCTGCCCGTACAGGAAATAGCCGGCCATGAATACATCCTGCAATTCCAAAGCCGGTTCACCTTCATCCCCGACTCCCTGGTGCGGGTCGTAGACCGGGCCATAAGAGCACACCACCTGCCGCTCAGCTACATGGTGCAGGTAATAGCCTGCAACAGTGACCAGGTTATCTTTGGTTATTCCATGCACCAGGACAGCACCAACAACATTGTTCCCTGTATTGGCCGGGAACAGGAGAAAGCCTGCTATAAGATCAGGTTACTATTCCCCGCAACCAATACCGCCAACACCAGCTACCTGCTGCCTGCCAGCCTGCTGGCCATTGGCTTGTCCCTGCTGGCAAGATTCCTGTACAACAAGCGCCGCAAAACAGCAAGGGCCGCAGCAGCCACCCCTAACGAACCCGTTCCCGCTACAGACATCGAGCCATCACCTGCTACTCAGGCGGTCAACATTGGCCGCTACCTGTTTTACAGGGATAAACAACTATTGCAACTGGATGAACAAACAATAGCGCTCACCGCCAAGGAAGCCAAATTATTACAGGTATTCGCAGCCGCGCCCAATGAAGTTATTGACCGCAACAGGTTGCTGAAAGAAGTATGGGAAGATGAAGGCGTTATTGTAGGACGCAGCCTCGACATGTTTGTTTCCAAACTAAGAAAAAAACTCCAACAGGATCCCGGCATCAGCATCATCAATGTACACGGTAAGGGATATAAGCTGGCCATCAATGCCTGA